A single region of the Mycobacteriales bacterium genome encodes:
- a CDS encoding DUF3093 family protein: MSDRPPVYRESGASWRLLGAVLVLWVIGVAIDAALPGGLHAFGWVLVLLVAAGAVGLATYARRSAGRVEVSHTDLVVGRETLPLSTVDSKFLFTDDAGGAAAGARILGGGSDLPKGRTPFPLRLADGTVVVVPCRDPAALGAALRTAVGN; this comes from the coding sequence ATGAGCGACCGGCCGCCGGTCTACCGCGAGTCCGGGGCCTCGTGGCGGCTGCTCGGCGCCGTACTCGTCCTGTGGGTGATCGGCGTCGCGATCGATGCGGCATTGCCCGGCGGGTTGCACGCCTTCGGCTGGGTGCTGGTGCTGCTGGTCGCGGCCGGTGCCGTCGGGCTGGCGACCTACGCCCGCCGGAGCGCCGGCCGGGTCGAGGTGTCGCACACCGACCTCGTCGTCGGCCGGGAGACCCTGCCGCTGTCCACAGTGGACTCGAAGTTCCTCTTCACCGACGACGCAGGCGGAGCCGCGGCCGGGGCCCGCATCCTCGGCGGGGGATCGGACCTACCCAAGGGCCGTACGCCGTTCCCGCTGCGACTGGCCGACGGGACCGTCGTCGTGGTGCCGTGCCGCGACCCGGCGGCCCTGGGGGCGGCGCTTCGTACGGCCGTCGGCAACTGA
- the hemB gene encoding porphobilinogen synthase produces the protein RRLVASTRIDPAELVLPVFVKEGVDEPVPVSSMPGVVQHTVESLRRAAADAVEAGVGGLLLFGVPAAKDAAGSGADADDGVVQQALRKLRADLGDETVLIADLCLCEYTDHGHCGPLRDDGQVDNDATLERYASVAVAQARAGAHMVAPSGMMDGQVGAIRAGLDTAGFGDQPIMAYSAKYASAFYGPFREAAEGAPRFGDRAGYQQDPARSVDEALREVRLDLAEGADAVMVKPALAYLDVLSRVRDAVDVPVAAYQVSGEYAMLEAAAARGWVDRDRAIMETLTAIRRAGADIVLTYWAVEVARRLG, from the coding sequence CGGCGCCTGGTCGCGTCGACCCGGATCGACCCGGCGGAACTCGTGCTGCCGGTCTTCGTCAAGGAGGGCGTCGACGAGCCGGTGCCGGTGTCGTCGATGCCCGGAGTGGTGCAGCACACCGTCGAGTCACTGCGCCGGGCCGCGGCCGACGCGGTCGAGGCCGGCGTCGGCGGGCTGCTGCTCTTCGGCGTCCCGGCGGCGAAGGATGCCGCCGGCAGCGGTGCCGACGCTGACGACGGCGTGGTGCAGCAGGCGCTGCGCAAGCTGCGGGCCGACCTCGGCGACGAGACGGTCCTGATCGCCGACCTCTGCCTGTGCGAATACACCGACCACGGACACTGCGGGCCGCTGCGCGACGACGGTCAGGTCGACAACGACGCGACCCTCGAGCGTTACGCGTCGGTGGCCGTGGCACAGGCCCGCGCCGGCGCACACATGGTCGCGCCCAGCGGGATGATGGACGGTCAGGTCGGAGCCATCCGGGCCGGTCTCGATACGGCCGGTTTCGGGGACCAGCCGATCATGGCCTATTCGGCGAAATACGCATCGGCCTTCTACGGGCCGTTCCGGGAGGCGGCCGAGGGCGCGCCGCGCTTCGGTGACCGGGCCGGCTACCAGCAGGACCCGGCCCGATCGGTGGACGAGGCGCTGCGCGAGGTCAGGCTAGACCTCGCCGAGGGCGCCGACGCGGTGATGGTCAAGCCGGCGCTGGCCTACCTCGACGTCCTCTCCCGCGTGCGCGACGCCGTCGACGTACCCGTCGCGGCCTACCAGGTGTCCGGGGAATACGCCATGCTCGAGGCGGCCGCGGCCCGCGGCTGGGTCGACCGCGACCGGGCGATCATGGAGACGCTGACCGCCATCCGCCGGGCCGGTGCGGACATCGTGCTGACCTACTGGGCGGTCGAAGTCGCCCGCCGGCTGGGATGA